A portion of the Limisphaera ngatamarikiensis genome contains these proteins:
- a CDS encoding Sec-independent protein translocase subunit TatA/TatB — MLAFLGWGEVVCILAILLLLFGAKKLPELARGLGKGIQEFKKATQEVQSELERVIEEPPPPPRPVSPPANQTVSTSQGTGSPSSTPPTA, encoded by the coding sequence ATGTTGGCGTTCCTGGGATGGGGCGAGGTGGTTTGCATTCTGGCGATCTTGCTCCTGCTGTTTGGAGCGAAGAAGTTGCCCGAGTTGGCCCGGGGCCTGGGCAAGGGAATTCAGGAGTTCAAAAAGGCCACTCAGGAGGTGCAGAGCGAGCTGGAACGGGTGATCGAGGAGCCTCCTCCTCCTCCCCGGCCGGTGAGCCCTCCGGCGAATCAAACGGTCTCCACTTCCCAAGGTACCGGTTCGCCCTCGTCCACTCCTCCCACTGCGTAA
- the tatC gene encoding twin-arginine translocase subunit TatC, which translates to MAADTEEIWLDEEESEGGPVKPFLEHLEDLRWTLIKVFASYAVGMLICLVAGNQLVRFLVYPLKVATRFHAPSASGTVVIEWGTNVVARLDRSSAGSWLKGLGTNVHALQVVPELVEGRWVLSLRPEERPQAPEPDTLVLLKNYSPISAFMVAIKLALYGGLVISLPFMLYFIGEFVLPALKVHEKRFVLRALGLGAVLFLLGMAFCYFVMLEVALGATVQFSTWLGFRADEWRAEDYVTFVALFMLVMGVSFELPIVLLALVKVGLLDYEKLRDFRSYWVVVELVLCAVLTPSGDPFTMLLMALPVHLLYEVSTFIAWLWWRKERRLAAAGEV; encoded by the coding sequence ATGGCCGCGGATACGGAGGAGATTTGGCTGGACGAAGAGGAGAGCGAGGGAGGTCCGGTTAAACCCTTTCTGGAGCATCTCGAGGACCTGAGGTGGACCCTGATCAAGGTGTTCGCCTCGTATGCCGTCGGGATGCTGATTTGTTTGGTGGCGGGCAACCAGCTGGTGCGGTTTCTGGTGTACCCGCTGAAGGTGGCCACGCGTTTTCATGCACCGTCAGCTTCCGGGACGGTGGTGATTGAGTGGGGGACCAATGTGGTGGCGCGGTTGGACCGTTCGTCGGCCGGCTCCTGGTTGAAGGGTTTGGGCACGAATGTGCATGCGTTGCAGGTGGTGCCGGAGCTGGTGGAGGGGCGGTGGGTGTTGTCCTTGCGTCCCGAAGAACGGCCGCAGGCGCCCGAACCCGACACGCTGGTTCTGCTGAAGAATTACAGCCCGATCAGCGCCTTCATGGTGGCGATCAAGCTGGCGTTGTACGGGGGGCTGGTGATTTCGTTGCCGTTCATGTTGTACTTCATCGGGGAGTTTGTGTTGCCGGCGCTCAAGGTGCATGAGAAGCGGTTTGTGTTGCGGGCGTTGGGGTTGGGGGCGGTGCTGTTTTTGCTGGGGATGGCGTTTTGTTATTTTGTGATGCTGGAGGTGGCCCTGGGTGCCACGGTGCAGTTTTCCACTTGGTTGGGGTTTCGGGCGGATGAATGGCGTGCGGAGGATTACGTGACGTTTGTGGCGTTGTTCATGCTGGTGATGGGGGTGAGTTTTGAGCTGCCGATTGTGTTGCTGGCGCTGGTCAAGGTGGGGCTGCTGGATTATGAGAAGCTGAGGGATTTCCGCTCGTACTGGGTGGTGGTGGAGCTGGTATTGTGCGCGGTTCTGACCCCGTCGGGCGATCCGTTCACGATGTTGTTGATGGCGTTGCCGGTGCACTTGTTGTACGAGGTCAGCACGTTCATTGCGTGGCTGTGGTGGCGGAAGGAACGTCGGTTGGCGGCGGCGGGAGAGGTGTGA
- a CDS encoding type II secretion system protein has protein sequence MQAGKTITDGSPPGARGFTLLELMLVVGILAVLTGLLLPALVRARQQTQGIRCMNNSRQLALAWQMYADDHNGFLVPNQHGSAALHAADPNNWVSGWMDWTSNPDNTNTLYLTDARFSLLAPYTLQSARLYKCPADHYRSRQNPGPRVRSISMNAALGPGNKTNFANWNPPFFFAFRLSDVQNPPPAWTWLFVDEHPDSINDGCFFLNPWQAGAGAAWRDLPASYHRGAAGLAFADGHAEIKKWTDPRTAVPVRMADFPGLQAPHSPDYAWMAQRTPRR, from the coding sequence ATGCAGGCAGGCAAAACCATCACAGACGGGTCACCCCCCGGCGCCAGGGGCTTCACCCTGCTGGAGCTCATGCTGGTGGTGGGGATCCTCGCCGTGTTGACCGGCCTGCTCCTCCCCGCCCTCGTACGCGCCCGGCAACAAACCCAGGGTATCCGTTGCATGAACAACAGCCGCCAACTGGCCCTGGCCTGGCAAATGTACGCCGACGACCACAACGGCTTCCTCGTCCCCAATCAGCACGGATCCGCAGCACTCCACGCCGCCGACCCCAACAACTGGGTCAGCGGCTGGATGGACTGGACCAGCAACCCCGACAACACCAACACCCTCTATCTCACCGACGCACGATTTTCACTCCTGGCCCCCTACACCCTCCAATCCGCCCGACTCTACAAATGCCCGGCCGACCACTACCGCAGCCGCCAAAACCCCGGTCCCCGCGTCCGCAGCATCTCCATGAACGCCGCACTCGGCCCCGGCAACAAAACCAATTTCGCCAACTGGAACCCGCCCTTCTTCTTCGCCTTCAGACTCTCCGACGTCCAAAACCCGCCACCCGCATGGACCTGGCTGTTCGTGGATGAACACCCCGACAGCATCAACGACGGTTGCTTCTTCCTCAACCCGTGGCAGGCCGGGGCCGGAGCCGCCTGGCGCGACCTCCCCGCCAGTTACCACCGCGGTGCAGCCGGACTCGCCTTCGCCGACGGCCACGCCGAAATCAAAAAATGGACCGACCCACGCACCGCTGTCCCCGTCCGCATGGCCGATTTCCCGGGTCTCCAAGCCCCACACAGCCCCGACTACGCCTGGATGGCTCAACGTACCCCGCGACGTTAG
- a CDS encoding glutamate--tRNA ligase, with the protein MKVRVRFAPSPTGYLHIGGARTALFNWLFARHYGGTFVLRIEDTDAARNSQEAVEVILDSLRWLGLHWDEGPLTGEATGPYKGDRGPYFQSQRRELYLRRVEALLSRGLAYEQEGAVKFRMRRDPVVIQDLIVGEVVRRLTDREAEDPDFVILRSDGQPVFHLTNVVDDLEMGITHVIRGEDHLSNTAKHIALFEAFGVKPPYYAHIPLILNPDGSKMSKRDRGAAVHFYREEGYLPEALVNYLALLGWSPKDNREKLSLDELVERFDLGQVLRHNARFDPEKLLWLQGEYMRELPVERFYELGVQALQKAGLDTGRYPVGYVKAALDTCYGKIKRFCELPEYGGFYFREEFDYDPEGVARHFVPENAARVRRLREALAQVSSFDAATLEATLKSVAAELGVKPAVLVHPVRLACTGRTAGPSLYHLMEVLGRDRVLARLDRALARPEWAG; encoded by the coding sequence ATGAAAGTGCGGGTACGATTTGCACCCAGTCCGACGGGTTATTTGCACATTGGTGGTGCGCGCACGGCGTTGTTCAACTGGTTGTTTGCGCGGCATTATGGGGGGACGTTTGTGTTGAGGATTGAGGACACGGACGCTGCGCGCAACTCGCAGGAGGCGGTGGAGGTGATCCTGGACAGTTTGCGTTGGTTGGGGCTGCACTGGGATGAGGGGCCGCTGACGGGGGAGGCGACGGGTCCGTACAAGGGGGATCGGGGCCCGTATTTTCAGAGTCAGCGTCGGGAGCTGTACCTGCGTCGGGTGGAGGCGTTGTTGTCGCGCGGGCTGGCCTACGAGCAGGAGGGGGCGGTGAAGTTTCGGATGCGGCGGGATCCGGTGGTGATTCAGGATTTGATCGTGGGGGAGGTGGTACGGCGGCTGACGGACCGGGAGGCGGAGGATCCGGATTTTGTGATTTTGCGTTCGGATGGCCAGCCGGTGTTTCACCTGACGAACGTGGTGGACGACCTGGAGATGGGCATTACGCATGTGATTCGGGGTGAGGATCATCTGAGCAACACGGCCAAGCATATTGCGTTGTTTGAGGCGTTTGGAGTGAAGCCGCCGTATTACGCCCACATTCCTCTGATTTTGAATCCGGACGGTTCGAAGATGAGCAAGCGGGACCGGGGCGCGGCGGTGCATTTTTATCGGGAGGAGGGCTACCTGCCGGAGGCGCTGGTGAACTATCTGGCGTTGCTGGGGTGGTCGCCGAAGGACAATCGGGAGAAGCTGAGTTTGGATGAGTTGGTGGAGCGGTTCGATTTGGGGCAGGTGTTGCGGCACAATGCGCGGTTCGATCCGGAGAAGTTGCTGTGGTTGCAGGGTGAGTACATGCGGGAGTTGCCGGTGGAGCGGTTTTACGAGCTGGGGGTGCAGGCGCTGCAGAAGGCGGGTTTGGACACGGGGCGGTATCCGGTGGGGTATGTGAAGGCGGCGCTGGACACGTGTTATGGGAAGATCAAGCGGTTTTGCGAGCTTCCGGAGTATGGCGGGTTTTATTTCCGGGAGGAATTCGATTATGACCCGGAGGGGGTGGCGCGGCATTTTGTGCCGGAGAATGCGGCCCGGGTGCGGCGGTTGCGGGAGGCGCTGGCGCAGGTGTCGTCCTTTGATGCGGCGACGTTGGAGGCGACGTTGAAATCGGTGGCGGCGGAGCTGGGGGTGAAACCGGCGGTGTTGGTTCATCCGGTTCGGCTTGCCTGCACGGGGCGGACGGCCGGCCCAAGTTTGTATCATTTGATGGAGGTGCTGGGGCGGGATCGTGTGCTGGCCCGGTTGGACCGCGCGTTGGCGCGGCCGGAGTGGGCGGGTTGA
- a CDS encoding type II secretion system F family protein gives MPAYVYVARDSVTGREVRSVVEAASEQAAIAALLNRNLLVLSIQERVGKKGRTSGGKVSLQDLVLFTRQLATMIDAGLAMVQSLQALAEQTTNKVMRDVIRDVCARVESGDSFSEALQKHPKVFSRLYVSMVAAGEKGGLLAEILARLATYLENTARLRKKVKSAMMYPTVVTIVAILITIFLLVKVVPVFGEIYSSFDAKLPGPTQFMIDLSQFVKRYILLLLVGGVAAAYSWLYFIRTPVGRKLWDSYRIRMPVFGTLAHKICLARFARTMASLVRSGVPILEVLQIVSQTVGNVVMETAIKAAAVDIERGEGISTALGKHPVFPVMIIRMITAGEQTGKIDNMLERVANFLDDEVETALSGLTSLIEPILIVVLGIIIGGMVICMFLPIFKMSEIVSGATRR, from the coding sequence ATGCCGGCGTACGTGTACGTGGCCCGGGACAGCGTCACCGGGCGTGAAGTTCGCAGTGTCGTGGAGGCGGCCTCCGAACAGGCCGCCATCGCCGCCCTGCTCAATCGCAACCTCCTGGTCCTTTCCATCCAGGAACGAGTCGGCAAAAAAGGCCGCACCTCGGGCGGCAAAGTTTCCCTTCAGGACCTGGTGCTCTTCACCCGTCAGCTGGCCACCATGATCGACGCGGGCCTGGCCATGGTCCAGTCCCTCCAGGCTCTCGCCGAGCAAACCACCAACAAGGTCATGCGCGACGTCATCCGCGACGTCTGCGCCCGCGTCGAAAGCGGCGACAGCTTCTCCGAAGCCCTCCAAAAACACCCCAAGGTCTTCAGCCGCCTCTACGTCAGCATGGTCGCCGCCGGTGAAAAGGGCGGCCTTCTGGCCGAAATCCTCGCCCGCCTCGCCACCTACCTCGAAAACACCGCGCGCCTTCGCAAAAAAGTCAAATCCGCCATGATGTACCCCACCGTGGTCACCATCGTGGCCATCCTCATCACCATCTTCCTCCTGGTCAAAGTCGTGCCCGTCTTCGGCGAGATCTACAGCAGCTTCGACGCAAAACTGCCCGGCCCCACCCAGTTCATGATCGACCTCAGCCAGTTCGTCAAACGCTACATCCTCCTACTGCTGGTGGGGGGCGTGGCCGCCGCCTACAGCTGGCTCTACTTCATCAGAACACCCGTCGGCCGCAAACTCTGGGATTCCTACCGCATCCGCATGCCCGTCTTCGGCACCCTGGCCCACAAAATCTGCCTGGCCCGGTTCGCCCGCACCATGGCCTCCCTCGTCCGCAGCGGCGTGCCCATCCTCGAAGTCCTCCAGATCGTCTCCCAAACCGTGGGCAATGTGGTCATGGAAACCGCCATCAAGGCCGCCGCCGTGGACATCGAACGCGGCGAGGGCATCTCCACCGCCCTCGGGAAACACCCCGTCTTCCCCGTCATGATCATCCGCATGATCACCGCCGGCGAACAAACCGGTAAAATCGACAACATGCTCGAGCGCGTCGCCAACTTCCTGGACGACGAGGTGGAAACCGCCCTCTCCGGCCTCACCTCCCTGATCGAGCCCATCCTCATCGTCGTCCTGGGCATCATCATCGGCGGCATGGTCATCTGCATGTTCCTGCCGATCTTCAAGATGTCGGAGATCGTCAGCGGCGCCACTCGCCGATAA
- a CDS encoding tetratricopeptide repeat protein, protein MPKRVRTWLSFEQLRAAAEAGDPEAQCDYGICFHTGHHVPVDHKQAVKWFRLAAEQGNATAQCYLGYCYQTGQGVEVNPEEAARWFRAAAEQGDPAAQFNLGVCYETGFGVPQSDEEAFKWYLAAAERGEPQAQFNVGVFYEQGRVVAQDYRQAVKWYRFAAEQDCAPAQCNLGLCYELGRGVPQNTDEAVRWFLKAARQGDKTAQHNLGLYYARVEAVPDLDDPRVRELWSSGSQGEEESRA, encoded by the coding sequence ATGCCGAAGCGAGTCAGAACCTGGTTGTCGTTTGAGCAATTGAGAGCGGCTGCGGAAGCCGGGGATCCGGAGGCGCAGTGTGATTATGGCATTTGTTTTCACACCGGGCACCATGTGCCTGTGGACCATAAGCAGGCGGTGAAGTGGTTCCGGCTTGCGGCGGAGCAGGGGAACGCGACGGCGCAGTGTTATCTAGGGTACTGTTATCAGACGGGGCAGGGTGTGGAGGTGAATCCGGAGGAGGCGGCGCGGTGGTTTCGGGCGGCGGCGGAGCAGGGGGATCCGGCTGCACAGTTCAATCTCGGGGTGTGTTACGAGACGGGTTTTGGGGTGCCGCAGAGTGATGAGGAGGCGTTCAAGTGGTATTTGGCGGCGGCGGAGCGGGGCGAACCGCAGGCGCAGTTTAACGTGGGGGTGTTTTACGAGCAGGGCCGGGTGGTGGCGCAGGATTACCGGCAGGCGGTGAAGTGGTATCGGTTTGCCGCGGAGCAGGACTGTGCGCCGGCGCAGTGCAATTTGGGTTTGTGTTACGAGTTGGGGCGGGGGGTGCCGCAGAACACGGATGAGGCGGTGCGATGGTTTCTAAAGGCCGCGCGTCAGGGTGACAAGACGGCGCAGCACAATCTGGGGTTGTACTATGCGCGGGTGGAGGCTGTTCCGGATCTGGATGATCCGCGGGTCAGGGAGCTTTGGTCGTCGGGGTCACAAGGGGAGGAAGAATCCAGGGCCTGA